The genomic segment CGCCTCAAGCCGTGCTTTCAGACGATCTTCTTCGCTCAGGGCAATCTCCACCTGTTTTCGCAGGGCGGCGATCTCCCGATCCACATCTTTTCCCAACTTATCAGGTGTCAATGTTTCGGGAAGGGGAGGCAGGCGTTCTGTCCCCCCGCCGAGGAAATTTCGTAGATTGGCTTGGAGCAAGACATTCAGCTTATCGAGAAAATCAGACATGACAGCCCCCCTCATTTCCTCTTATTGTAACATGCGCCTCTAAGTTTGTTCGCCCACCCCCCGTTCATTTCGTCCCCGTGAGCATTCTTAGAAGAGAATCAAACATACGTTCCGAAAAACTCTAACAAAATCTTGACAAATGACGTTGATGCCCGTTTGCAAGCGCCCCGTGAACCCTTTCGGGGTATGCCCTGATGGTGAGGAAGAAAACCTTGTTTACTGTCTCCCTGTCTTGGTGAACCGAGGTGTTTCTTGCTCTTTCCATAGCGCCATTCCAAAATTTTGCTAGGTATTCAAACTACACGTTTGTGAAAAAAAATACCGCCAAAGGTTAGAAATTTGAAATTGTTAAGCCCACAACAGGGGGATCACATGACCGGATCACCCCGATGGGTACTTGACAGGTAGGGCAATTCGGACAATGATAGTATGTGACGTTTTGTTAAGCGGGCGCACCCCGACAAAAGAAAGGCAAGCCAGACCATGCAGAAGACCGAACTCATCAGCAAAGTGGCGAAAGACACGGAAATGACCCAAGATGCGACGGCGAAGGTTGTGAATGCAACCATCGACGCCATCGTCGCTGCCCTCAAGGGTGGTGATAAGGTCACACTCACGGGCTTCGGCACCTTCGAAGTTCGCAAGACAAAGGCGCGTGTTGGCACGAACCCTGCGACCCGTCAGAAGATTCAGATTCCCGCTGGCAAGCGTGTCAGCTTCAGCGCGGGCGCTGTCCTGAAGAAGGAAGTCACGGGGAAAGGCGACACACCGAAAGCCAAAGGCGCCAAGAAACCGGCTGCCAAGAAGAAGTAACTTCGCCCTTGTCTGAGTCAGTCTAAAACAAGGGGGCAGGCATCTGGCTTGCCCCCTCTGTTGTTTCTATGGGTTCTATCCCCTCCTTGCCCCGTGTATAATTGACCGCGAACTACCCATCTAAATCTCACGGAATTCACAAAAACACGATGAAACTTGGCATTATTGGCTTGCCGAACAGCGGCAAGACGACGATCTTCAACGCGCTCACCGGCTTGAATCGTCCAACAGGCGCATCCTCTGGAAAAATTGAGGTCGTCACCGCCGTCGTCTCCGTTCCCGACGAGCGGATCGACAAACTGAGCGCAATGTACAACCCCAAAAAGACAATTTACGCGACGATCACCTACACCGATATTGGCGGCTTGGAAAAGGGGATCAGTGCCAGCGGCATTAGTGGGGAACTGCGGAATCACCTTCAACAAGTGGACGGCTATATCCATGTGATCCGCACCTTTGCCGATGATACGGTACCGCACCCCGAAGGGGAGGTGAATCCCCTCCGCGATCTGGAGACGGTAGACAGCGAATTCCTCCTCTCCGATCTCGTTATTGTGGAGCGGCGCTTGGAGAAAATGGCGGAAGAACGGAAGCGCTCCAAGATTGTCAATGTCGTCCTCTTTGAGCGCGAAATTGACCTTCTGAATCGGTTTAAAGTGCAGTTGGATGCCCTGCAACCCCTGCGCAATAGTACCGTTACCGAGGAAGAAATGAAGATCATTCGGGGGTATGGGCTGCTCTCGCTGAAACCTGTTTTGGTCGTCTTTAATGCCGGAGACGCCCTGTACGATTTCAGCGCGATCCACTACCCCCATGAAGGATCGCGCCTCGCCAGCCTGCAAGGGAAAATTGAAGCAGAGATCGCTCAACTCTCCGGCGATGATCAGATGATGTTCTTGGCAGAATATGGGATTGATGAGCCGGGTGCGCGAAAGGTGATCCGCGAATCCTACGAACTGATGCATATTCAAGCCTTTTTCACTGTTGGTCCTGATGAAGTGCGGGCGTGGACAATCCCGATTGGCTCAACAGCACAAGAGGCGGCGGGAACGATCCATTCCGATCTTGCGCGGGGATTCATTCGGGCAGAGGTAACCCCGCATCAGGAACTGCTTGCGCTTGGCAGCGAGGCAGAGGTGAAAAAACAAGGAAAGATGCGCCTTGAGGGGAAGGAATACATCGTCAAAGACGGGGACATTATGCACATTCGGGCAAACGTTTAAGCGTTTGGTTAACACGGTGTCCTAGTCCCCGCACCCTGTAGGGGCGACCCCACAAGGTCGCCCACTGCGTCCTAGTCCCCCTTTGACCCCACTCACTCACAGATATGGCGCAAAGGCAGGTAATTCCCGCAGTGTCGTCCACAAGATGGGCGGCGTATCAGGGTGGGTGCGGAAGGCATCCAGAATCTCTTGGGCGGTCATACTCTCTTTCCCGCCCCACCAACACGCTTGCCCCAGAGGAAGCAGCGCCTCACGGAGGTATTCCAAGCCAACTAAAGGCACTAAGCGCTGCCGCAGCCATTCAATCGCCGGAATCAACATCGGGTCAAAAAGCGGTTCGTTGTAGTCATTCCAAATCTCCTTGAAACTTCCGTTATAGGCTGTAGGAGGGGCGTGAACCTTCCCACTGTTTAGGTCATAGTGCGTCACCGCAGGCGGCGCAGCGGGTGAAAGAGTCATCACTGCGACGCTTTGCACCTTTTGGCGGTGGAAAAAACCTCCAGAGGCTATCCCGCCCCCATTCACCAGCCACACATTATCATAGCAGTAGTGCATGGGGATGTGTAAATGCCCATAGACGACGATCTCTGCCCCATGCGGATGCGCCATCGTAACGAGATCAGCCAATTTTGAATCCCAAGTATCAACCTTGCGGCGAGCATATTCTTCGGCAAGATCGGGAAGATGTCCATGTGTCAAGATGAGGCGATGTCCGGCAATGACAAGGGTTTGCATAAAGGGGAGCGCCGCTTGCGCCGCCGCCGTCTCGTCGTTGCCATGTACCGCGACGACGGGCGCAATCCGGCTGAGTTCGTCCAATACCCATAATTCGCCAACATCCCCCGCATGAAGGATGAGATTCACCCCTCGGAAAATCTCGGTGAGCGATTCGTGAAGGCGATTCCAGCGCTGCGGCATGTGCGTATCGGAGATAATCCCGATATAGGTTGGGTCAGGCATAGCGGTGTGTATCCTTTCAAGGTGGCAATATCCCGACGGTTAAGCGTGGGCGAGAAAACTTTACACACGAAACATCCTAAAGGCGCAGCAAGGTCGCTATGCCCTCACCTCGGTTGTGCTGATGGGTAGCTTATTCAAGGGGAATATGACCTAGCAAAACGCTCATAAATTCCTTCAATTTCTGTTGAGGCAATTGCCATCAATACTGACAAGAAGATGGTTGCGCCAAAGCCTACCGTCAACTACACTATCTGCTAATTCTCTTGCCAGCGCTCACATGCACCCAACGTCGGAGTCTTGATGAATCACTTCCTTGATATTGCCGACCTCAACCCGTCGGAACTGGATCATCTGCTAAAACTCGCCGTCCAATTGAAGATCGAATGGCAATCCGGGGGCAATCGCCCCGTCCTCGGTGGTCAGGTCTTGGCGATGGTTTTTCAGAAACCCTCACTGCGTACCCGCGTCAGCTTTGATGTGGCGATGCTTCATCTCGGCGGGCATGGGCTGTACCTTAGTCCGGCAGAGATTGGGTTGGGGCAGCGTGAGAGCATTCCTGATGTGGCGCGTGTCCTCAGCGGCATGACACAAGGGATTATGGCGCGAGTCTTTGCCCATGATCATCTCAAGGCTTTGGCGGCGTGGTCAACCGTGCCGGTGATCAATGGTCTCAGCGACAAGAGTCACCCCTGTCAGGCGGTGGCGGATATGCTAACTATCTATGAACACTTTGGAGCATTGCGAGGGTTAACCCTTGCCTACGTGGGCGATAGCAACAACGTGACCTATTCCCTTGCCGAGGCAGCCGCACACTTAGGGGTGCGCTTGCGAATCGGGTCACCCGAAGGCTATCGTTTCGATGCCGCAGCTTTAGGTTATTTTCGGGAGTTGGGGCTTGATCTGACCGAAGCGCCTACTGCCGAGGATGCTGTACAGGGGGCTGATGTAATCTACACAGACACTTGGACGAGCATGGGACAGGAAGCCGAGTCCGAAAAGCGGCGGGCAGTGTTTCCGCCCTTTCAGGTTAACGAGGCATTGTTACGCCAAGCGCCCGCTCATGCCGTCGTCCTTCATTGCCTTCCTGCCCACCGAGGGGAGGAAATCACTGATCCGGTGGCGGATGGGCGGCAGTCGCTCATCTTTGCACAGGCAGCAAACCGCCTTCATGCCCAAAAAGCAATTTTAGTGCGCTCTTTGGGGAAGAATCGCTAAAATTAGACAGAGACGAAAAATGACACCCTACGGGGTGTTTCAACTGTGTTTTAAGTTACCCTGATCTCCGCCCGCCGCGTTCGCGTCGGGATACCGTGCGGAAAAGTGAGAGGTGTACTGTGGCGAGCCGAGAAGTCTACGAACACTTCATGAATATGGGGCATGATTTTGCTTGGAACAAAACATGGGATAAGGCAATTGCAGCCTATGCCCGTGCTTTGCAGGAAGTCCCCGAAGACCCCAACTCCCACAAGTATTTAGGGTTGGCGCTGTTGGAAAGCAAGCGCTATGCCGATGCCTTAAAGGTCTACACCCGCGCCCACCAACTTGCCCCCGATGATCCCGTCCCGCTGGAAAAAAGTGCTGATGTTCTGGAGCGGTTGGGAAAACTGAAAGAAGCGGCACAGCAATACGTGAGTGTCGCCGATGTGTACCTTGCCCAACATGATATTGAGAAAGCCATTTCCAATTTCGAGCGGGCAACGCTGCTGACCTCTGGACTGCTCCCTATTCATTTTCGTTTGGCACAGCTTTATGAGCGCACTGGGCGCACCCGTGCCGCCATCCTTCAATACCTGACCCTCGGCTTTAATTTTCAACGAGCGAAAGACAAAGCAAAGGCACTTCAGGCAATTGACCGCGCCCTTCGCCTTGAACCGAGCAATCCCCAAGTGTTGAACGCGAAACGGGCGATTGAGGCGGGCGAATTTATGTCTATCCCACAGACAGACGCTCCAAGCGCTCCGAAACAAAGCGGGGGGATGTTTGACGAAGACCCCGACGCCGAACCGCTTGCCCCACCAACCGCAGATGCTCATCCGGGGGGACCAATGGGACAGGCGACGGATACGGCAATGGGCAACCTTGCCGAGTTTTTGTTAGATGGCGGGTTAACGCTTGCTGAGGCACGGGCTATTCAGGGTATTGAGTCCTTCAAGGTGGGCGATTTCAAAGGCGCTATGGAGAGCTTTACCCAAGCCGAGAAGATGGGCATCCGCCATCCCGCATTGTGGATGTGTATGGGTGCGGGCTATATCCATTTGAGCGAATACCAAGCGGCTATTCCTTACTTAGAGCGGGCGCAAACGGATGGTGACTATGCGGCGGGCGCGGCGCACGGTTTAGGGCAACTCTATATGGCGCTGCAAAAGCACCGTGAGGCGTGTGTGGCGCTCCTCCGTGCGCTGAAATTGGTCGATATTGCCCTTGCCATGAACCCCGACGAGGCAGACCAATTGAACGCCGTCTACGATCAACTGTTGGGGACGACGGACGGCATGTTGGATGCAGATATTGCGGCGATGAACAGCCAGTTCAATAAATGGCTGGTGGGCAAGGATTGGAAGGTGCGTATCTCTGAGACGCGCCGCGCATTATCAGACCGCATCCGCAGCGGGGCGACAGAAGAATTAAAATACTATGTTGCCGATACCTCTATCGTAGATGCCGTGACGCGGATTGACCGCTATATCAAGCAGCGCCTTTTTACGCTGGCGTTGGATACCGCCTACACAGCGATTGAAAAAGAGCCAACCTCCCTGCCTGTTCACCAACGGATTGCCCAAATCCTTATGGAAGAAGGGCATACCCAAGAGGCGATCACCAAATACAACATCGTGGCAAACAGCTTTCTCGCCCGCGATGACCGCCGCAACGCGGCAATGATCCTTGATGAGGTGATCAAGGTTGCCCCAATGGATACGGGCTTACGCCTCAGTTTGATCGACCTCTTGGAGCGGGAAGGTCAGCAAGAGCGTATGTTGGATGAATACATTGGCTTGGCGGGCGCATATTTCCAGCTTGCCGAGACCGATCAGGCGCGAGACACCTACAATGAGGCGCTCCGTTTGGCGCAGCGGGTGAATGCCCCTACCGAAAAGCGCGTTGAAATTCTCTACCACCTTGCCGATATTCACACAAACCGCTTGGATTTCCGGCAGGCGCTGCGTACCTACGAGCAAGTGCGCAGTCTTGCCCCAGAGGAACAACGCGCCCGCCGCGAATTGATCGACATTCATTACCGTCAAAACAACCCCCTAGAAGCCATTAAGGAACTTGATGGGCTGTTACAGGTCTACGCGAAACAAAAGCGCGGCGATCTGATCCTGCGGACGCTGGAAGAAATGGTTGCCGCCCGCACAGGGGATATGGCACTGCGGGCGCGGTTGGGCGCCGTCTACCGCCAAGTGAATCGGAAGATGGACGCTATTGCCCAACTTGATGCACTTGGGGCAATGCAGCTAGAAGCCGGAATGTACAATGAGGCACGGACAACGATCAAACAAATCATTGCCCTCGGACCCACTGATGTTGAGCAGTATAAACAACTCTTGTCCCAACTGGGCGCTTAGGGGCATGAGGCGTGATCATGTGTGGTGAACTGTGCTGGCTTCTTGAGGCGCAGTTCAGCCTGACCGCTGTCCTCGATATTTTGATAGTGGCGGCGGTTTTCTTCGGCATTAGCCTCCTCTTGCGCAGCACCCAAGCCGTCCCTCTCCTGCGCGGAATTGTGATTCTTGTCATCCTTGCCGGGGCGCTGACGACAATCATCCCGCTCACCGCCTTCCGATGGCTGATTGCCAACCTTTTGCCCCTTGTAGCAATCGCTGTTCCCGTTATTTTTCAACCTGAACTGCGGCGGATGCTAGAGCGTTTGGGGCGGGCTAGTGCATGGTCTCGTCACACGTCTGAGGAAGCCGAACGGCACAAGGTAATTGATGCTATTTGCGCTGCTGTGGGGCGGCTCTCTGAACGGCGACATGGGGCGCTTATTGTCATTGAGCGGGAAACCAACCTACAAGAGTATGTCAACAGCGGTGTGGGGATGGACAGTGCGATCAGCCCGCAGCTTCTGCTGACGGTCTTTTATCCCAAAACTGAACTCCATGATGGTGCCGTGATCATTCGGGGCGATAAGGTGGCGGCAGCAGCCTCCGTTTTGCCCCTTTCTTCGGGAAGGCAGCTAACAGATCGGAAATTAGGGACGCGCCACCGCGCCGCGTTGGGCATTAGCGAGATTGGCGATGCGATCTGCGTTGTTGTGTCGGAGGAAACGGGGCAAATCTCTGTAGCCAACGGCGGACGGATGATCCGCCGCTTGGACGCCGAGCGCTTGCGCACCATCCTGATCGCTTTTTATGGCGAAAGCGAGCGAGTAGGGCGTTCGTTTTTGGGTTGGCTATGGCGGATTGCGCGTCGCTTTGTCGGTCAGGATGCCCCGTCCGGAGATAGGGTAATTTCTCCTTAAGGTTGGTTGAAGGATCGAAGCTGTTTGCGGTGCTATCACGTTCTTAACGCTTGAACATGAATCAAATGGAGTCACGCTGTGTCTACCCAAGACCCTTCCCCCAAAAAGCAAAAAGTCGTCGCCGTTTATGGGGGCGCGGCAATTCCTGTTGATCACCCCGATTACAAAGATGCCTTCGAGGTTGGACGCCTTCTCGCCCAAAACGGTCTTGCGCTCCTCACGGGGGGGTATGCGGGCATTATGGGGGCAGCTAGCGAGGGCGCTCATGCGGCGGGTGGGCGCGTCATTGGGGTCACCGTTGGGCTGTTCCGCGAGCGCGGACTCGTCCCCAACCCCTACCTCCATGAGGAAGTCCATCTGCCGAGCCTCTCTGAGCGGACGATGTATCTGATCACAGAACCAGATGCTTATATCGTGATGCGCGGCGGGATAGGGACACTGGCGGAATTGGGGATGGCGTGGAGTCTGATGCAAGTTCATGATATTCCCCCTCGCCCGTTGATCCTTGTTGGAGGGATGTGGCGGGAGACGATGGCAACCTTTGCCCGCGTCAGCACGATTGGCGAGAACGAGCATACCTACATCACTCTGGTGGATACCGTTGCTGAGGTGATTCCTATGCTCCAACAATGGTGGACAGCACCCCCCGCCTTGAAGCCGCGCCTCGGTGATGTTGCTCCGAATAAAGCGAATTTGAAGGGCTAGAAAGGTTCAAAGAAAAAAGTGGATTACGCAACCATTGACCGTTACATTCAGGATCATCTTGAGGAATCGTTGGCAGAGTTAAAACGGCTCTGCGCCCAACCCAGTATTTCGGCACAGGGGGTAGGCATTGCCGAATGTGCCGTCCTCGTTGGGGATATGCTGCGGGCGCGGGGATTCACCGTTGAGATCATCAAAACAGAGGGGCACCCCATCGTTTACGCAGAGGCGGCGGGGGCGAGCGAGAAAACCCTTCTGTTTTACAACCATTATGATGTGCAGCCACCCGAACCCCTCGAACTGTGGGACTCGCCCCCCTTTGAGCCAACCATCCGCGATGGAAAGCTGTATGCGCGGGGTGTCTCTGACGACAAGGGGCATATTATGTGCCGCCTTGCTGCCTTGGATGCGTTGAAAGCCGCCACCGGATCGTACCCCTGCCGGATCAAGTTTGTTATCGAGGGTGAGGAAGAAACAAGCAGTGCCGCCCTCCAACCCTTCGTCCGCGAAAACGGCGCAAAGCTTGCCGCTGACGCCTGTGTGTGGGAATTTGGGAGCGTGAATCATGAGGAACGCCCGCTCCAATACCTGGGCTTGCGGGGGATTTGCTATGTAGAACTGAGTGTAACGACAGCGAGTGATGATGCCCATTCTGGGCTGGCGGGATCGCTCTTTCCGAACGCCGCATGGCGTTTGGTTTGGGCGCTGAACACGCTCAAAGACCGCGACGAACGTATCCTCATCCCGGGTTTTTACGATTCTGTGGTCGCTCCCACCGCTCGCGATTTGGAACTCCTTGCCGCGATGCCCGACGAAACATCTGATCTTCTGACGCGCTATGGGCTGACTCAAGGCTTTTTGCGCGGGCGGAGAGATGGTATTGACCTTCGCCGCGATGCTGTGTTCCAACCAACCTGCACCATCTGCGGACTGAATTCCGGCTATCAAGGGGTTGGCTCAAAAACCGTCCTTCCGGCGAAAGCCTCGGCAAAGGTCGATTTTCGTCTTGTCCCCAATCAAGCACCAGAGGACATTCTGCGCAAACTTCGCGCCTACCTTGACGAACAAGGATTCCGCGATATTCAGGTAGATTACTTGGGCGGAGAACACCCTTCGCGCACCGATCCCGATCATCCGTTTGTGGCGTTGGCAGTTCGCACGGCGGCGGAAGTCTATGGCAAAGAAGTCATTGTTGCGCCGATGATTGGCGGCAGCGGACCGACCCATGTTTTTGAGGAAACACTCCATGTGCCGATTGTCATGGCGGGGTGTAGCTATCCGGGGGCGCTTGTTCATGCCCCGAACGAAAATTTGGTGATCGATCATTTCGTGCAAGGCGTCCGGCACACTGCCCGGATCGTAGGCGAATTCGCAGCGGGGTAACGCCACATCGCTCCCCTTTCCCCTTTCTGTACGCAGGCAGAGAGGGGAAAGGGCTTGGGATAGTTCACCCTTGCCGTAGTGATAAAAGCAAGGATACACACAGCAAACGCCTTGCCGATTATCCCCATTCCCAAACCAAATCTCACACGTGGTAGATGAACAACCTCCTATGACGGATACGCTCGACATCACGCCATTCACCGACACCGACCCAGACGAATTCCTCACCTCGCCTCCTCTCCGTCGTTTGGGGCAGCGCCTTGCCCGTTTGGGTCTTGCCTTAGCCGCTCTGATCATCCTTCTCAGTGCGGGCGCTACCCCACCATCCCCAACGGAAGTCCCCCCACCGGTTGGCATTGTCCCCATCCCCACCTATGATTTTCGCCCTGTCGAGGCGCTCTGTGCCGACCTGAACGCCGCGTGGGATCGGGATTGGCTGACGGTGATCGCCGCGCTGGAACGCCTTGACCAGATTGGCGGCGTCTGTGGCGACAAAATCCCCCGTGAGCAGCTTTACCCCGCTTATTTCAATTATGGCGCGTGGTTGGAGCGGCGCGGGGAGCTTGCCGAGGCAATCCTTGCCTACCAAAAGGCGCTTGATCTTCGCCCCGATGGAAAAGAGGCGGCGCTTGCTTTACAGCGTCACCGCGCCTTGCAGCCGCCCCCTCTGACAATCTGTACAGAGGCTGAGATCGACGCTGCGCTAAATGTAGTTGGGGTATGGACGCCCGCTGCGGTGGGCGCGTTTCCCCGTTTGGAACAGGGGCGATTCATGATCAATGACGTGCCGTTCACCGTGCGCGGGGTGAACTATTACCCATCGAATGCCCCCTGGCGACGTTTCCTCACCGAGGGTGATTTGGACTCCATCCGCGCTGAACTTGACCTTATTCGAGGGGCGGGATTCAATACAATCCGTGTCTTTCTCTGGCACGATGCCCTCTTTCAATGCCCCGGCAGCGGGGCAGTTCCCAAGCCGGAAGGCTTCGCCCGCCTCGATGCTGTCTTGCGTATGGCGGCAGAACGCGGACTGCGCCTGATCGTCACCCTGAATGACCTCCCTGATCTCGTTGTTCGCCCACTCTACCTGCAAAGCGATCTCCCCAACGCCCAAGCGCTGTTCATCGTCCGCCGCTACCGAGACGAACCGGCAATTTTAGCGTGGGATGTGCGCAACGAGGGCGATATTGACGCCAGCCGCAAATACGTCACGTTGCGGGCGGTGATGGATTGGCTGAGGGCATTCGTTCCCCAAGTCCGCGCTGCCGACCCGAATCACCTGATCACGGCGGGGTGGAATGAGAGTTCCCATTTGACGGCGGGCGTTGTTGATTTTCTGAGTTTTCACCATTGGCGCTCGGCGGAGAATATGGCGGAGCGCATTGCCGGAATGCGGGCGGCGACAGCCCTCCCCATTCTGTTGGAGGAAGTGGGGTACGCCACACCCGGTGGAACAGAGGCGCGTCAGGTGGACTCCCTGCGGGCGGCGCTGCGTATGGCGGAAGGGCAGAACTTACTTGGCTGGTTGGTTTGGACTGCTTTTGATTTTCCCCGCACGGCGACCTGTATCCCCCCTGCCTGCCCTAGCCTTGATAACGCCGAACACCATTACGGCATGTGGCGGACGGACTATTCGGAAAAACCTGCGCTCAGAATGTTGAAAGAGGAATTTTTGGGGCGGTGAAAAAGAGGCAAGAGGGGATGGAACATAAACCCCATACGCTAAAGCGCACGGGGTGAGATGAATTACTCACCTTACGCAGTTGGGTTTGTTCACCCCGTATTTGTCGAAAGGGGCAGTTTAAGGGGGCTTCCCCCTCAAAAAAGTGCATTCCCCCTCTCCCGCCACGCGGGAGAGGGGGTTAGGGGGTGAGGGTCTGTGCGTAAGATGAGATGAATTATTGAAAAGCCGCTGTGGGGATTCGTTTCCCGCCTTCACCCTATTTTGTAGTGAAGGCGAGAAAGTAAATTGACGTTACTGCACCCGTGCAAAGGCGATCTGGAGGATGCCCCATGCGGGCTGCGCATCGGATACCCCTGTACCACCCAAGCGGGTGATCGTGGTTTGTCCACCAAAGCCGAAGCGCAAGAGGTACACGGCTGGCTGCCCGTCTCGATCTGAGACGAACGCCAACGAACGCCCATCAAGTGACCACGCCGGATCGTCGTCGCGGGCGCTGCCACTCGTCAGACGTGTGATCGTCCCATTTTGGTACAGGTACAAATCGCCGCTGCCTTCCTTGAAGGAGGCAAAAGCAATCCGTGTTCCATCGGGCGACCACGCTGGATTCTGAACGCGCAAGCCGTTCGTTAGACGGGTAATGCCCGTCCCATCGGCGTTCATCGTAAAGAGGTCAAAGCTCCCCTCACCCACCGCTGCCACATAGGCAATTTGTCGCCCATTGGCAGACCAAACAGGCTGCTGTGCTTCTGTGCCACCGCCAAGTTCGGTCAGGTTTTTGCCATTGGCATCAATCACAAACAAGCGCACACCGCCGCCGCCCCGCGCCGAGGCAAAGGCGATGCGCCGTCCATCGGGCGACCATGCCGGATATAAGTCAGCCGCTGGATCGTTCGTCAGACGGCGAGCGTTCGTCCCGTTCGCGTTCATGACATAGATGTTCGCGTTTCCATCGCGGGTGCTGACGAAGGCGATCTGCTGTCCGTTTGGTGACCACGCCGGATGGTAATCATCTGTCGGGTCGTTCGTCAGGCGGATGAGATTCGACCCATCGGGGCGGACGGCGTAAA from the Anaerolineales bacterium genome contains:
- a CDS encoding HU family DNA-binding protein, giving the protein MQKTELISKVAKDTEMTQDATAKVVNATIDAIVAALKGGDKVTLTGFGTFEVRKTKARVGTNPATRQKIQIPAGKRVSFSAGAVLKKEVTGKGDTPKAKGAKKPAAKKK
- the ychF gene encoding redox-regulated ATPase YchF — encoded protein: MKLGIIGLPNSGKTTIFNALTGLNRPTGASSGKIEVVTAVVSVPDERIDKLSAMYNPKKTIYATITYTDIGGLEKGISASGISGELRNHLQQVDGYIHVIRTFADDTVPHPEGEVNPLRDLETVDSEFLLSDLVIVERRLEKMAEERKRSKIVNVVLFEREIDLLNRFKVQLDALQPLRNSTVTEEEMKIIRGYGLLSLKPVLVVFNAGDALYDFSAIHYPHEGSRLASLQGKIEAEIAQLSGDDQMMFLAEYGIDEPGARKVIRESYELMHIQAFFTVGPDEVRAWTIPIGSTAQEAAGTIHSDLARGFIRAEVTPHQELLALGSEAEVKKQGKMRLEGKEYIVKDGDIMHIRANV
- a CDS encoding metallophosphoesterase family protein — protein: MPDPTYIGIISDTHMPQRWNRLHESLTEIFRGVNLILHAGDVGELWVLDELSRIAPVVAVHGNDETAAAQAALPFMQTLVIAGHRLILTHGHLPDLAEEYARRKVDTWDSKLADLVTMAHPHGAEIVVYGHLHIPMHYCYDNVWLVNGGGIASGGFFHRQKVQSVAVMTLSPAAPPAVTHYDLNSGKVHAPPTAYNGSFKEIWNDYNEPLFDPMLIPAIEWLRQRLVPLVGLEYLREALLPLGQACWWGGKESMTAQEILDAFRTHPDTPPILWTTLRELPAFAPYL
- the argF gene encoding ornithine carbamoyltransferase; the encoded protein is MNHFLDIADLNPSELDHLLKLAVQLKIEWQSGGNRPVLGGQVLAMVFQKPSLRTRVSFDVAMLHLGGHGLYLSPAEIGLGQRESIPDVARVLSGMTQGIMARVFAHDHLKALAAWSTVPVINGLSDKSHPCQAVADMLTIYEHFGALRGLTLAYVGDSNNVTYSLAEAAAHLGVRLRIGSPEGYRFDAAALGYFRELGLDLTEAPTAEDAVQGADVIYTDTWTSMGQEAESEKRRAVFPPFQVNEALLRQAPAHAVVLHCLPAHRGEEITDPVADGRQSLIFAQAANRLHAQKAILVRSLGKNR
- a CDS encoding tetratricopeptide repeat protein; amino-acid sequence: MASREVYEHFMNMGHDFAWNKTWDKAIAAYARALQEVPEDPNSHKYLGLALLESKRYADALKVYTRAHQLAPDDPVPLEKSADVLERLGKLKEAAQQYVSVADVYLAQHDIEKAISNFERATLLTSGLLPIHFRLAQLYERTGRTRAAILQYLTLGFNFQRAKDKAKALQAIDRALRLEPSNPQVLNAKRAIEAGEFMSIPQTDAPSAPKQSGGMFDEDPDAEPLAPPTADAHPGGPMGQATDTAMGNLAEFLLDGGLTLAEARAIQGIESFKVGDFKGAMESFTQAEKMGIRHPALWMCMGAGYIHLSEYQAAIPYLERAQTDGDYAAGAAHGLGQLYMALQKHREACVALLRALKLVDIALAMNPDEADQLNAVYDQLLGTTDGMLDADIAAMNSQFNKWLVGKDWKVRISETRRALSDRIRSGATEELKYYVADTSIVDAVTRIDRYIKQRLFTLALDTAYTAIEKEPTSLPVHQRIAQILMEEGHTQEAITKYNIVANSFLARDDRRNAAMILDEVIKVAPMDTGLRLSLIDLLEREGQQERMLDEYIGLAGAYFQLAETDQARDTYNEALRLAQRVNAPTEKRVEILYHLADIHTNRLDFRQALRTYEQVRSLAPEEQRARRELIDIHYRQNNPLEAIKELDGLLQVYAKQKRGDLILRTLEEMVAARTGDMALRARLGAVYRQVNRKMDAIAQLDALGAMQLEAGMYNEARTTIKQIIALGPTDVEQYKQLLSQLGA
- a CDS encoding TIGR00159 family protein; amino-acid sequence: MCGELCWLLEAQFSLTAVLDILIVAAVFFGISLLLRSTQAVPLLRGIVILVILAGALTTIIPLTAFRWLIANLLPLVAIAVPVIFQPELRRMLERLGRASAWSRHTSEEAERHKVIDAICAAVGRLSERRHGALIVIERETNLQEYVNSGVGMDSAISPQLLLTVFYPKTELHDGAVIIRGDKVAAAASVLPLSSGRQLTDRKLGTRHRAALGISEIGDAICVVVSEETGQISVANGGRMIRRLDAERLRTILIAFYGESERVGRSFLGWLWRIARRFVGQDAPSGDRVISP
- a CDS encoding LOG family protein; translation: MSTQDPSPKKQKVVAVYGGAAIPVDHPDYKDAFEVGRLLAQNGLALLTGGYAGIMGAASEGAHAAGGRVIGVTVGLFRERGLVPNPYLHEEVHLPSLSERTMYLITEPDAYIVMRGGIGTLAELGMAWSLMQVHDIPPRPLILVGGMWRETMATFARVSTIGENEHTYITLVDTVAEVIPMLQQWWTAPPALKPRLGDVAPNKANLKG
- a CDS encoding M20/M25/M40 family metallo-hydrolase, whose product is MDYATIDRYIQDHLEESLAELKRLCAQPSISAQGVGIAECAVLVGDMLRARGFTVEIIKTEGHPIVYAEAAGASEKTLLFYNHYDVQPPEPLELWDSPPFEPTIRDGKLYARGVSDDKGHIMCRLAALDALKAATGSYPCRIKFVIEGEEETSSAALQPFVRENGAKLAADACVWEFGSVNHEERPLQYLGLRGICYVELSVTTASDDAHSGLAGSLFPNAAWRLVWALNTLKDRDERILIPGFYDSVVAPTARDLELLAAMPDETSDLLTRYGLTQGFLRGRRDGIDLRRDAVFQPTCTICGLNSGYQGVGSKTVLPAKASAKVDFRLVPNQAPEDILRKLRAYLDEQGFRDIQVDYLGGEHPSRTDPDHPFVALAVRTAAEVYGKEVIVAPMIGGSGPTHVFEETLHVPIVMAGCSYPGALVHAPNENLVIDHFVQGVRHTARIVGEFAAG